A DNA window from Setaria viridis chromosome 2, Setaria_viridis_v4.0, whole genome shotgun sequence contains the following coding sequences:
- the LOC117843019 gene encoding protein ELF4-LIKE 4: MEEDGGAGSGEPFVAAAPGAGSAGVGAGSSAGGGAKLPQVLQKSFGEVQGILEHNRVLIQEISQNQETRDADGLTRNVSLIRELNTNIARVVDLYGDLSGSFARAVAAKKATAGGAAAGGPKRPRSAGAGQQQQ; this comes from the coding sequence atggaggaggacggcggcgccggcagcggggAGCCGTTcgtggccgcggcgccgggcgccggcagcgccggAGTCGGAGCAGGGAgcagcgcgggcggcggcgcgaagcTGCCGCAGGTGCTGCAGAAGAGCTTCGGCGAGGTGCAGGGGATCCTGGAGCACAACCGCGTGCTGATCCAGGAGATCAGCCAGAACCAGGAGACCCGCGACGCGGATGGGTTGACCCGCAACGTGTCGCTCATCCGGGAGCTCAACACCAACATCGCCCGCGTCGTCGACCTCTACGGCGACCTGTCGGGCTCCTtcgcccgcgccgtcgccgccaagaaggccaccgccggcggcgccgcggcgggcggcccCAAGAGGCCccgctccgccggcgccgggcagcagcagcagtag